ACATGAGTCATGAAGCCTATACTCAGGCCCTAGACAAAATGCTCAAAGAAGTGGACCAGATCATCAGCAATATCGACAAAGATTGATCTTTGGATTTGACTCACTTTTTTTTGCGAATCATGCTTCGGGCTACCGAAAGGTCAATTTCATATTCTTCATGGTGAAAAATCTTTGAAATGGCTCCTTCGTCGATCAACCTTTGCGGAGATCCGCAAACTATGGGTTGATTAAAATCCATCAACCAGAGTTCATCAGCAAATTGCAGGGAAAGATCCAATTCGTGAGTTGAAACCAAAATTGACTTTTGTGTTTGAGTAATGATGTCAGAAAACAGGGCAAACATATCCAGTCGGTTAACTACATCCAGATGAGCCGTCGGTTCGTCCATCAGGATAAATTGTGTATCCTGAGCCAATGCTCTTGCCACCATCGCTTTTTGGAATTGGCCGTCACTTAACTGCCCGAGCTTAGCATTTTCGATGTAGTTGATCTTACAGCGATCGATAGATTCCTGAATTTTCAGGCGATCCTCTTCCTCCTCTTTCCCAATCCAATTGGTATAAGGAAAACGTCCGAGAGCCACCAATTCACGAACACTCATATTGCTCATCCCAATCTTGTCGGTGGTGATCACCCCAATACTGCGAGCGAGATCCCTCCTGTCTATTTGACTGATGGGTTCCATACCAAAAGTCACTTCTCCTGCTATAGGTTCTTTCAAAGCAGCCAGAGTCCTTAGCAAGGTGCTTTTGCCCACTCCATTTTGACCAATCAGACAGACCAGCTTGCCAGGGTTTAATTCCAGATTGACCTCTTTGGCGATTATCTTATGGTCATAGCCGATAGAAAGATTATTGGTACGCAGACTATTCATCAGAAGCTATTTTGAAGGTTCTTTTTCTTTACAATCAAATAGATCACCAGAGGACCTCCCAAAAGCGAGGTGATCGCATTCAAAGGCAAGGCTTGAGGTAAACCTGGCAAACGGGAAATCACATCACAAAAGAGCAGCACTGCAGCTCCAATCAAAGCAGAATAAGGAATCAATTTCTTATGATCTGATGTATTCAATATCATCCGTGCAATGTGCGGTCCTGCCAGGCCTATGAAGGCTATCGGTCCACAATAAGCGGTCACAGTTCCAGCCAGTAAAGCCGTGATAGAAATGATCGCATATTTTGACATCTTGATATTCAAACCGGCATTTCTGGCATAGTTGTTACCGATCAGATAAATATTGAGAGACTTCACCAACGTCAATGACAATACCCATCCCAAAAACAGTAATGGAAGCATCAAAGTCAACTCACTCATCGTGACACTACCCAAGTCTCCAAATGTCCAGATCAGATAAGACTGGATA
This is a stretch of genomic DNA from Reichenbachiella ulvae. It encodes these proteins:
- a CDS encoding ABC transporter ATP-binding protein; protein product: MNSLRTNNLSIGYDHKIIAKEVNLELNPGKLVCLIGQNGVGKSTLLRTLAALKEPIAGEVTFGMEPISQIDRRDLARSIGVITTDKIGMSNMSVRELVALGRFPYTNWIGKEEEEDRLKIQESIDRCKINYIENAKLGQLSDGQFQKAMVARALAQDTQFILMDEPTAHLDVVNRLDMFALFSDIITQTQKSILVSTHELDLSLQFADELWLMDFNQPIVCGSPQRLIDEGAISKIFHHEEYEIDLSVARSMIRKKK